Genomic DNA from Shewanella woodyi ATCC 51908:
CGGGTATTGAGCAAGCTGTTCGTGGTATGGCCTTTATTGAGAATGTGGTTCAAGCCAGCGCATCTAATGAAAAGTGGCACCCGTTTTCACTTAAATCAGATAGCAATATGGGGGAGGAGTAGATGTCTCAAATAAAGGGGCCAGGTATCTTCCTAGCGCAATTTTGTCAGGATGATGCACCATTTAATAACTTAACCAGTATCTGCCAATGGGTGGCTGACTTAGGTTATAAGGCGGTGCAGATCCCAACTTGGGATAAACGTTTATTTGATCTCAAGCTCGCCTATCAGAGTCAGACCTATTGTGATGATGTGAAAGGCATTATTGCAGATACGGGCTTGAGCATCAGTGAGTTATCGACTCATCTGCAGGGGCAGCTAGTGGCTGTTCACCCTGCATACGATAAGCAGTTCGACGCCTTTGCACCCGAGGAGGTTAAAAACAAGCCTCAGGCTCGAGCTCAGTGGGCGGTTGAGCAGGTTTCAATGGCGGCTAAGGTGAGTCAGACATTAGGGCTTAATGCCCATGCGACATTCTCTGGGGCTCTGTTATGGCAAACCGCTTACCCCTGGCCCCAGCGCCCAGCTGGTTTGGTTGAGGAGGGGTTTAAGGAGTTGGGTAAGAGGTGGTTACCTTTGCTCAACAAGTTTGAAGATGCCGGAGTGGATCTCTGTTATGAGCTTCATCCAGGTGAAGATCTCCATGATGGCGTGACCTTTGAGCGATTCTTAGCGGCAACAGGGGATCATGCTAGAGCGAATATTCTTTACGATCCGAGCCACTTTGTACTGCAACAGCTCGATTATCTAGCATTTATTGATATCTATCATGAGCGGATTAAGGCTTTTCATGTCAAAGATGCCGAGTTTAGACCTAATGGTCGAAGTGGCGTTTATGGGGGATATCAAGATTGGCAACAACGTCCAGGCCGTTTTAGATCTTTAGGAGATGGCCAGATAGATTTTA
This window encodes:
- a CDS encoding sugar phosphate isomerase/epimerase family protein; the protein is MSQIKGPGIFLAQFCQDDAPFNNLTSICQWVADLGYKAVQIPTWDKRLFDLKLAYQSQTYCDDVKGIIADTGLSISELSTHLQGQLVAVHPAYDKQFDAFAPEEVKNKPQARAQWAVEQVSMAAKVSQTLGLNAHATFSGALLWQTAYPWPQRPAGLVEEGFKELGKRWLPLLNKFEDAGVDLCYELHPGEDLHDGVTFERFLAATGDHARANILYDPSHFVLQQLDYLAFIDIYHERIKAFHVKDAEFRPNGRSGVYGGYQDWQQRPGRFRSLGDGQIDFKQIFSKLTQYGFDGWAVLEWECCLKHPADGAKEGAPFIEQHLIRTPEYAFDDFASSGVDESLNRSILGL